A part of Arthrobacter dokdonellae genomic DNA contains:
- a CDS encoding phosphoribosyltransferase, which produces MAYTAEPRPWQPFLDRDDAGSRLGLALRRPLDAAMPRDRRPWNGRGPGIGRHGSRSQDHVHDDVAGQRFAPTATALVLGLARGGVPVAAGAARALGLPLGVLVVRKLGVPGSPEVAFGAVASYAGRTAAVHLERTVQELRRHGYGVEELDGVEREERAELARRQALYVRTPQQAVAGRTVLLCDDGLATGATMHAAVSVVREAGAATVLACVPAGPQPICAELAAVADRVVCLQPWPNLRAVSEAYLNFGQVGDAEVLARLDGYEPPSDRSGTPKR; this is translated from the coding sequence ATGGCGTACACCGCGGAACCGCGGCCCTGGCAGCCGTTCCTGGACAGGGACGACGCCGGGTCCCGGCTGGGGCTGGCGCTGCGCCGCCCGCTCGACGCGGCCATGCCGCGGGACCGCCGGCCGTGGAACGGTCGCGGCCCGGGCATCGGCCGCCACGGGAGCCGCAGCCAGGACCATGTCCACGACGACGTCGCCGGGCAGCGCTTCGCCCCGACCGCGACTGCCCTGGTGCTGGGACTGGCCCGCGGCGGCGTCCCTGTGGCCGCCGGGGCGGCGCGGGCGCTGGGTCTGCCGCTTGGCGTGCTGGTGGTCCGGAAACTGGGCGTCCCCGGCTCACCGGAGGTGGCCTTCGGCGCCGTGGCGAGCTACGCGGGCAGGACCGCGGCCGTCCACCTGGAGCGGACCGTGCAGGAGCTGCGCCGGCACGGCTATGGCGTTGAGGAGCTGGACGGGGTGGAACGCGAGGAACGGGCCGAACTGGCGCGGCGCCAGGCGCTGTACGTCCGCACGCCACAACAGGCAGTTGCCGGCCGGACCGTGCTGTTGTGCGACGACGGACTCGCCACCGGCGCCACGATGCACGCCGCGGTGTCCGTCGTGCGGGAGGCCGGTGCGGCCACCGTGCTGGCCTGCGTGCCGGCCGGACCCCAGCCCATCTGCGCCGAGCTCGCCGCCGTCGCGGACCGCGTGGTCTGCCTGCAGCCGTGGCCCAACCTCCGCGCCGTCAGCGAAGCGTACCTGAACTTCGGGCAGGTGGGCGACGCCGAGGTCCTGGCACGGCTGGACGGTTACGAGCCGCCGTCCGACAGGTCCGGGACCCCGAAGCGCTAA
- a CDS encoding phosphoribosylanthranilate isomerase: protein MAGMYVKICGLRTVETIAAAAEAGADAVGFVFAPGSPRTITADAAAALGRGVPPGVETVGVFRNQPIGEVLATAHRARLTTVQLHGDESFADIARLRLEGFRTLRAFSAAAYSALDVEARLAWESERILLDAVEPGAGVAFDPGTLEAGTPPGFWLLAGGLTAENVGQLASAARPSGVDVSSGVESSRGVKDARLIRDFIGAVRALEQPGCRQGPQSKI, encoded by the coding sequence ATGGCTGGAATGTATGTCAAGATTTGCGGGTTGCGGACCGTTGAGACAATTGCGGCGGCCGCCGAGGCCGGGGCCGATGCCGTTGGGTTCGTGTTCGCGCCGGGAAGCCCGCGGACCATCACCGCCGACGCCGCCGCAGCGTTGGGGCGCGGGGTGCCACCAGGCGTGGAGACCGTGGGCGTGTTCCGCAACCAGCCCATCGGAGAAGTCCTGGCGACGGCACACCGCGCGCGGCTGACCACCGTCCAGCTGCACGGGGACGAGTCTTTCGCGGACATCGCGCGGCTCCGCCTGGAAGGATTCCGCACCCTGCGGGCGTTCTCCGCGGCCGCGTACAGCGCCTTGGACGTAGAGGCAAGGCTGGCGTGGGAGTCGGAGCGGATCCTGCTGGACGCCGTCGAACCCGGCGCCGGCGTGGCCTTTGACCCGGGGACGCTGGAGGCTGGGACGCCGCCGGGCTTTTGGCTGTTGGCCGGCGGGCTCACCGCGGAGAACGTGGGACAGCTGGCCAGCGCGGCGCGGCCGTCGGGCGTGGACGTCTCCAGCGGCGTTGAATCCAGCCGCGGCGTCAAGGACGCACGGCTCATCCGCGACTTCATCGGGGCCGTACGTGCGCTCGAGCAGCCAGGCTGCCGTCAGGGTCCACAATCAAAGATCTAA
- a CDS encoding IS110 family RNA-guided transposase: MGTKDPNDVVYRRVAGMDVSKSDVKVCVRVPSTQRNRYHSEVTTWGATVPEIMKLKAFLEEAQLELVVMESTSDYWKPYFYLLEDTVPVQLVNARQARNLPGRKTDVSDAHWLAKTASWGMLAPSFVPPPPIRVLRDLTRARSTITFGRASELQRLEKYLESTGSKLSSVVSDLDGVTSTLILRALAGGERDPKALAALAKGRLKNKTDELEQALTGIRFTAHDAFMVAFHLDELNAQQARLAALDAQITEAFAPFRTDIELLSTIPGVKTTIAQVIIAETGGNMAAFPTSAQLASWAGVAPGNNESAGRHKPAATSKGDKYLKAALGQAALNIAKQKGGFLPTRYKRIANRRGKPRAIVATGHTLITDIWNMLANGVAYEEPHPRRYDQANNDRTRQHALRALKQLGYEVTLTQAA; encoded by the coding sequence ATGGGAACCAAGGATCCGAATGATGTGGTGTACCGCCGTGTGGCGGGCATGGATGTGTCCAAGAGTGATGTGAAGGTTTGCGTGAGGGTGCCCTCGACCCAGCGCAACCGGTACCATTCCGAGGTCACGACCTGGGGTGCGACGGTGCCGGAGATCATGAAGCTGAAGGCGTTCCTGGAAGAAGCGCAGCTGGAGTTGGTCGTGATGGAGTCCACCAGCGATTATTGGAAGCCGTACTTCTACCTGCTCGAGGACACCGTCCCGGTGCAGCTGGTCAACGCCCGCCAGGCACGGAACCTGCCAGGGCGCAAGACGGACGTTTCCGATGCCCACTGGCTGGCGAAGACCGCCTCGTGGGGGATGCTCGCACCTTCGTTCGTGCCACCCCCGCCAATCCGGGTGTTGCGGGATTTGACCCGGGCCCGCAGCACGATCACCTTCGGGCGCGCCAGTGAACTGCAGCGGCTGGAGAAGTACCTGGAAAGCACCGGAAGCAAGCTCTCCTCCGTGGTCTCGGACCTGGACGGGGTGACCTCCACGCTGATCCTGCGCGCCCTGGCCGGCGGTGAACGCGACCCGAAGGCGCTGGCCGCCCTGGCCAAGGGCCGGCTGAAGAACAAGACCGACGAGCTGGAGCAGGCCCTCACCGGGATCCGCTTCACCGCACACGACGCGTTCATGGTCGCCTTCCACCTGGACGAGCTGAACGCCCAGCAGGCACGCCTGGCCGCCCTCGATGCGCAGATCACCGAGGCGTTTGCGCCCTTTCGCACCGACATCGAACTGCTCTCCACGATCCCGGGCGTGAAGACCACCATCGCCCAAGTCATCATCGCCGAAACAGGCGGGAACATGGCCGCGTTTCCCACCTCGGCCCAACTCGCTTCCTGGGCCGGCGTCGCGCCCGGCAACAACGAATCCGCCGGCCGCCACAAGCCCGCCGCGACCAGCAAGGGCGACAAGTACCTCAAGGCCGCCCTCGGGCAGGCCGCGCTGAACATCGCCAAGCAAAAGGGCGGCTTCCTGCCCACACGCTACAAAAGAATCGCCAACCGCCGCGGCAAGCCCCGCGCCATCGTCGCCACCGGACACACACTCATCACGGACATCTGGAACATGCTCGCCAACGGCGTCGCCTACGAAGAACCACACCCGCGCCGATACGACCAGGCCAACAACGACAGGACCCGCCAACACGCCCTCAGGGCACTCAAGCAGCTTGGATACGAGGTGACACTCACCCAGGCGGCCTAA
- a CDS encoding MFS transporter: protein MTTPHSTSAGSTAEPFAGQAPGQPPAKKVGRYGMLPRLAGNSYIPLGLFARVPLAMLTIGVLTLVTAISESYAIGGFAAGSVGVGAAIGAPLVGYLADRLGQKPVLIVAAVANALIVGAVVVLVYATDTFTPAATWAVLGTTLLAGATSPQVGPLSRVRWMALSRKLPKEQRAAVVDTALSLEGTADEVTFVLGPALVGLLASLVAPWLPLILAAAMTLTLVTLFAIHPTHAAAGTRRSASGNAGYVPQESVNWFKVAVPVAGMLCMGTFFGSSQTALTAFTGVYGSVDQAGLMYAVMGASSAVAALSVAYWPAAFTHAWRWVLAAALMSAGAAAFFLPGSLGTMIVVLLLVGIPVGPTMVTIFSVGSVIAPPQWMGTVMTALASGIVAGTAVGSSIAGALAQSSGYQAAFVVPVAAAGTLLLLGLVTAVVLRRTTD from the coding sequence ATGACCACCCCCCATTCCACGTCCGCCGGATCCACCGCCGAACCGTTCGCGGGACAGGCCCCCGGGCAGCCGCCGGCGAAAAAAGTCGGCCGCTACGGCATGCTGCCGCGGCTGGCCGGAAACTCCTACATCCCGCTGGGCCTCTTTGCCCGCGTACCCCTCGCCATGCTCACCATCGGCGTGCTTACCCTGGTCACGGCCATCAGCGAGTCTTATGCCATCGGCGGTTTTGCGGCCGGATCCGTGGGGGTGGGCGCCGCCATCGGCGCCCCGCTGGTCGGCTACCTGGCGGACAGGCTCGGCCAGAAGCCGGTCCTGATTGTCGCGGCGGTGGCCAATGCCCTGATCGTGGGCGCCGTCGTCGTGCTGGTGTACGCCACGGACACGTTCACGCCCGCCGCCACGTGGGCCGTCCTGGGAACCACGCTGCTGGCCGGGGCCACCTCGCCGCAGGTGGGGCCGCTGTCCCGCGTGCGGTGGATGGCGCTGAGCCGGAAGCTGCCCAAGGAGCAGCGCGCGGCCGTGGTCGACACGGCGCTGTCGCTGGAAGGCACGGCGGACGAGGTCACGTTCGTCCTGGGGCCGGCCCTCGTCGGCCTGCTGGCCTCGCTCGTCGCGCCGTGGCTGCCGCTGATCCTGGCCGCCGCCATGACACTGACCCTCGTGACGCTCTTTGCCATCCACCCCACCCACGCCGCCGCCGGCACCCGCAGGTCCGCCTCGGGCAACGCCGGATACGTCCCACAGGAGTCGGTCAACTGGTTCAAGGTCGCCGTCCCGGTGGCGGGCATGCTGTGCATGGGAACATTTTTCGGCTCCTCCCAAACCGCGCTGACGGCGTTTACCGGTGTCTACGGTTCGGTGGACCAGGCCGGGCTCATGTACGCCGTCATGGGCGCCAGCTCCGCCGTCGCCGCGCTGTCCGTGGCCTACTGGCCCGCCGCTTTCACGCACGCCTGGCGGTGGGTGCTGGCCGCGGCGCTCATGAGCGCCGGCGCGGCGGCATTCTTCCTGCCTGGCAGCCTGGGAACCATGATCGTGGTCCTGCTGCTGGTGGGCATCCCGGTGGGGCCCACCATGGTCACCATCTTCAGCGTGGGAAGCGTCATCGCCCCGCCCCAGTGGATGGGCACGGTCATGACGGCCCTGGCCAGCGGCATTGTCGCCGGGACCGCGGTGGGCTCCTCCATTGCCGGCGCGCTGGCGCAGTCCTCGGGCTACCAGGCGGCGTTCGTTGTGCCGGTCGCCGCGGCCGGGACGCTGCTGCTGCTGGGCCTGGTGACCGCGGTGGTGTTGCGCCGGACCACGGACTAG
- a CDS encoding AAA family ATPase, with protein MQAFGPFAGNETVDFDALGAQGLFLLNGPTGAGKTSVLDAVAYALYGRIPGARNEAIKSLRSHHAADGVGPEVLCEFSAGGRRLEVRRSPEWMRPAKRGTGTTREQASTQLREMVDGEWVPLSQRNDEAATEIQRLLGMNMEQFTKVILLAQGEFAAFLRANAKDREELLEKLFGTELYQNLETRLAAEAREAAAQVASGLAQLEGLERLARSQASAALEQAGPPAQPAGDVDGSGSGAGGSDGDAEVESWCGAEDTDAGSVGGVAENPDGVDAGDGGAEEPGEGGGLESSGAELFAWLTTSLDEAVRQASCEAAATADAARDAAEAVVEEEGRRSRHALRDAAVAEQARLAGLAADAGRWRESLTRHHEAEVLAAVVAAAANAARGRAEAEAAAEQAHRAFAANALATGVAESLGGTGTGDNGTATAPGLPLLARVDKALAEQLGSLTAALPGEKRLVRAAGELAAGERALVAVTAEVAEQRDTEATGRARLADVKAELARLRLTAVSVEQATERHQAAERLVAGIAQHAGQLAGVERLAARDLLVREEAVDAKQAWLEAVERRHSLAAGELAALLVDGDPCQVCGSTVHPAPSELAGSGTGAVQAEKAAKLASDKAEKRAAESQAELVQARQALAVLAGRGGDAEAGEADAAVVRAKDELEAAVAEAARHTALAKEADTLEAAVARAQAALLSGSQQMASLTAGNAALAQEVEQLKAGLAAAREGYESLAARQRAIVGAQGATGALVEALRRRNSTVEAAAEAAGALEDALADSTFADAAQVRGALLAKAEAAARQEQLAAHERDVTLNMAQLERAEVAEAALEAAKGVGAASAGELALRQEEARRRATAAEQSAVRLGLARQASGQVAETAAAFQAREALVAPLRERAALVAGLADAVRGAGDNQLKMTLTSYVLAARLEQVAMAASVRLSTMSGQRYTLSHTDAKAGGNRKSGLGLAVVDEWTQRSRDTSTLSGGESFMASLSLALGLADVVQQESGGLDIETLFVDEGFGSLDEESLDQVMDALEGLRDGGRVVGLVSHVAEMKTRIPVHLQVTKGRNGSTLALDMV; from the coding sequence ATGCAGGCGTTCGGCCCCTTTGCCGGGAACGAAACAGTCGACTTTGACGCCCTGGGCGCCCAGGGGCTGTTTCTCCTCAACGGCCCCACCGGGGCGGGCAAGACCAGCGTGCTGGACGCGGTCGCCTATGCCCTGTACGGCAGGATCCCCGGCGCCCGGAACGAAGCGATCAAGAGCCTGCGCAGCCATCATGCCGCCGACGGCGTGGGCCCGGAAGTGCTGTGCGAATTCAGCGCCGGCGGCCGCCGGCTGGAGGTGCGGCGGAGCCCGGAGTGGATGCGTCCTGCCAAGCGCGGCACCGGCACCACCCGCGAGCAGGCCAGCACCCAGCTGCGTGAAATGGTCGACGGCGAATGGGTCCCGCTCTCCCAGCGCAACGACGAGGCCGCGACCGAGATCCAACGCCTCCTAGGCATGAACATGGAGCAGTTCACCAAGGTGATCCTGCTGGCCCAGGGTGAATTTGCCGCGTTCCTGCGCGCCAACGCCAAGGACCGCGAGGAACTGCTGGAGAAGCTGTTCGGCACCGAGCTCTACCAGAACCTTGAAACACGGCTCGCCGCCGAGGCCCGGGAAGCCGCCGCCCAGGTGGCGTCCGGGCTGGCACAGCTGGAAGGGCTGGAGCGGCTGGCCCGCAGCCAGGCCTCTGCTGCGCTCGAACAAGCCGGTCCGCCGGCGCAGCCGGCCGGCGACGTCGACGGAAGTGGTTCCGGCGCGGGCGGCTCGGACGGCGACGCCGAGGTGGAGAGCTGGTGCGGTGCGGAGGACACGGACGCTGGGTCTGTTGGCGGCGTGGCGGAAAATCCGGACGGGGTGGATGCCGGCGACGGCGGGGCGGAGGAACCGGGGGAGGGAGGCGGCCTGGAATCCTCCGGAGCCGAGCTTTTCGCCTGGCTGACCACGTCGCTGGACGAAGCCGTCCGGCAGGCATCCTGCGAAGCCGCCGCCACTGCCGATGCGGCACGGGACGCCGCGGAGGCGGTCGTGGAGGAGGAGGGACGCCGGTCCCGGCACGCGCTGCGTGACGCCGCGGTGGCCGAACAGGCGCGCCTGGCCGGGCTGGCCGCCGACGCCGGCCGGTGGCGCGAGTCGCTGACGCGCCACCATGAGGCAGAGGTTCTTGCCGCCGTGGTTGCGGCCGCCGCCAACGCGGCCCGCGGCCGCGCGGAGGCGGAGGCCGCCGCGGAGCAGGCACACCGCGCTTTTGCGGCCAACGCGCTGGCAACCGGCGTGGCCGAATCATTGGGCGGCACCGGCACGGGCGACAACGGGACCGCCACGGCGCCGGGCCTGCCGCTGCTGGCACGCGTGGACAAGGCGCTCGCGGAACAGCTCGGTTCCCTCACGGCCGCCCTGCCGGGGGAAAAGCGACTGGTCCGCGCAGCCGGGGAACTTGCCGCCGGAGAAAGGGCGCTGGTTGCCGTGACGGCGGAGGTCGCCGAACAGCGCGACACCGAAGCCACGGGAAGGGCGCGGCTGGCGGACGTGAAGGCCGAACTTGCCCGGCTGCGCCTGACCGCGGTCTCCGTCGAGCAGGCCACGGAGCGGCACCAGGCCGCTGAACGGCTGGTGGCCGGCATCGCCCAGCATGCGGGGCAGCTGGCCGGGGTGGAACGCCTCGCCGCGCGCGATCTGCTGGTGCGCGAGGAGGCCGTGGACGCCAAGCAGGCGTGGCTGGAAGCCGTCGAACGCCGGCATTCCCTGGCCGCAGGGGAGCTGGCCGCGCTCCTGGTGGACGGGGACCCCTGCCAGGTGTGCGGCAGCACCGTGCATCCCGCACCGTCGGAACTGGCCGGCTCGGGGACGGGGGCGGTGCAGGCGGAGAAGGCTGCCAAACTTGCCAGTGACAAGGCGGAGAAGCGGGCTGCGGAGTCCCAGGCCGAACTGGTGCAGGCCCGGCAGGCGCTCGCCGTCCTGGCAGGACGCGGCGGCGACGCCGAGGCAGGGGAGGCGGATGCCGCCGTCGTTCGTGCCAAGGACGAGTTGGAGGCGGCCGTGGCGGAAGCGGCCCGACACACCGCACTCGCCAAGGAGGCGGACACGCTGGAGGCCGCCGTGGCCCGGGCCCAGGCGGCGCTGCTGTCCGGCAGCCAGCAGATGGCCTCGCTCACCGCCGGCAACGCCGCGCTGGCCCAGGAAGTGGAGCAGCTGAAGGCCGGGCTGGCCGCGGCCAGGGAAGGATACGAATCGCTCGCGGCACGGCAACGGGCCATCGTTGGCGCGCAGGGGGCCACAGGAGCGCTGGTGGAAGCGCTTCGGCGGCGGAATTCCACGGTGGAGGCGGCCGCGGAGGCGGCTGGCGCGCTGGAGGATGCGCTCGCTGACAGCACCTTTGCCGACGCGGCGCAGGTTCGCGGGGCGCTGCTGGCGAAGGCGGAGGCGGCTGCCAGGCAGGAACAGCTGGCAGCCCATGAACGCGACGTGACCCTCAACATGGCGCAGCTGGAGCGGGCGGAGGTGGCCGAGGCCGCACTGGAGGCCGCGAAGGGCGTTGGGGCCGCGTCTGCCGGGGAACTGGCGCTGCGTCAGGAGGAGGCGCGGCGCCGGGCCACTGCCGCCGAGCAGTCCGCCGTGCGGTTGGGCCTGGCGCGGCAGGCCAGCGGGCAGGTGGCGGAAACCGCCGCCGCCTTCCAAGCCCGGGAAGCGCTCGTTGCGCCCCTGCGGGAGCGGGCCGCGCTGGTGGCCGGGCTGGCGGACGCCGTCCGCGGCGCGGGGGACAACCAGCTGAAGATGACGTTGACCAGCTACGTCCTGGCGGCCCGGCTGGAGCAGGTGGCCATGGCGGCGTCGGTGCGGCTGTCCACCATGAGCGGGCAGCGCTACACCCTCAGCCACACGGACGCGAAGGCCGGGGGGAACAGGAAGTCGGGGCTGGGGCTGGCGGTGGTGGACGAATGGACGCAGCGCAGCCGCGACACGTCCACGCTGTCCGGCGGGGAATCGTTCATGGCTTCGTTGTCACTGGCGCTGGGGCTGGCGGATGTGGTGCAGCAGGAATCCGGCGGCCTGGACATCGAAACGTTGTTCGTGGACGAGGGCTTTGGCAGCTTGGACGAGGAGTCCCTGGACCAGGTCATGGATGCGCTCGAAGGGCTGCGCGACGGCGGCCGGGTGGTGGGGCTGGTCAGCCACGTGGCGGAAATGAAGACCCGCATTCCGGTTCATCTGCAGGTCACCAAGGGCCGCAACGGATCAACACTGGCGCTGGACATGGTGTGA
- a CDS encoding exonuclease SbcCD subunit D: MKLLHTSDWHLGRSFHGVGTLAAQRRFADQLLATVAEEEVDVVLLAGDVYDRALPNVDVVNLFDDILARLNAAGVPIVITSGNHDSATRLGFGGRIMERAGVHLRTRIADLDTPVLFPLDADRPDGPQLAVYGIPYLEPRLVAGSLDAEPASHFSVTEAAVKLIRADLAGRAEGTAAVVLAHTFASGGITSASERDLAIGGVGAVPLDLFDGFTYTALGHLHGRQRLGEAVRYSGSPLPYSFSEAAHTKGAWLVEITEDGLKEVRRVDWPVERPLSVLRGKLPELLADPQWAAKEAHYCQVTLTDDDRPANAMEQLRTRFPHTLVLMFEPENARDADAKTYSQRVSAAVDELDLCCGFLDHVRHRPADDGEQGVLREALASVRAGEAAL; the protein is encoded by the coding sequence ATGAAGCTCCTGCACACCTCAGACTGGCATTTGGGCCGCTCGTTCCACGGCGTCGGCACGCTGGCCGCCCAGCGCCGCTTCGCCGACCAGCTCCTGGCCACCGTCGCGGAAGAGGAAGTGGATGTGGTCCTGCTGGCCGGCGACGTCTATGACCGCGCGTTGCCCAATGTGGACGTGGTTAACCTCTTCGACGACATCCTGGCCCGGCTGAACGCCGCCGGCGTGCCCATCGTCATCACCAGCGGCAACCACGACTCCGCCACACGCCTGGGCTTCGGCGGACGCATCATGGAGCGGGCGGGCGTGCACCTGCGCACCCGCATCGCCGACCTGGACACCCCTGTGCTCTTCCCGCTCGACGCCGACCGCCCCGACGGACCGCAGCTGGCCGTCTACGGCATTCCGTATCTGGAGCCGCGACTCGTTGCCGGTTCGCTGGACGCCGAACCCGCCTCCCATTTCAGTGTCACCGAGGCCGCCGTGAAACTGATCCGTGCCGACCTGGCCGGACGGGCGGAAGGGACGGCCGCCGTCGTGCTGGCCCACACCTTCGCCAGTGGCGGGATCACATCCGCCAGCGAACGGGACCTGGCCATCGGCGGCGTGGGTGCGGTGCCGCTGGACCTCTTTGACGGGTTCACCTACACCGCGCTTGGCCACCTGCACGGCCGCCAAAGGCTGGGTGAAGCCGTCCGCTACTCCGGGTCCCCGCTGCCCTATTCATTCTCCGAGGCCGCCCACACCAAGGGTGCGTGGCTCGTGGAGATCACGGAGGACGGCCTGAAGGAGGTCCGCCGGGTCGACTGGCCGGTGGAGCGTCCGCTGTCCGTGCTGCGCGGCAAGCTCCCGGAACTGCTGGCGGACCCGCAATGGGCGGCCAAGGAGGCGCACTACTGCCAGGTGACGCTGACGGACGACGACCGGCCCGCCAACGCCATGGAACAGCTGCGCACGCGCTTCCCCCACACGCTGGTGCTCATGTTTGAGCCGGAAAACGCGCGCGATGCGGACGCGAAGACCTACAGCCAGCGCGTGTCCGCGGCCGTGGACGAGCTCGACCTGTGCTGCGGATTCCTGGACCACGTACGGCACCGGCCCGCGGACGACGGCGAACAAGGGGTCCTGCGCGAGGCGCTGGCGTCCGTCCGGGCCGGGGAGGCGGCGCTGTGA
- a CDS encoding aquaporin produces MSTSGTAPAPVQRHPLGTHIFIEALGSFFIVFVGLATALFSASTSAVAFGYGLAMVAALISFGNVSNGYFNPAFSLAMAVAGRIKWLSMVLYVVAQTIGAMLAAGVIYGLVTVIPASGGISKVFGTLASGFDTHSPLKVPMVGVMIVEIVTAAVLVAVVLGATHARNTKTFAPFGIGLAMAVSITIALPVGNSSLNPAASTAVVFFTDSWAAGQLWLFWLAPLFGAALAAAIFRTFVPPAALDSDDDGAGARAADVAPSPAETLAADALDALPTPVSAADASAGSNPVKAPAPAAAAAMRSDAQDFFDATGK; encoded by the coding sequence ATGAGCACTTCCGGAACGGCCCCCGCACCCGTGCAGCGACACCCGCTGGGCACCCACATTTTCATTGAGGCTCTGGGCAGCTTCTTCATTGTCTTTGTGGGTCTGGCCACTGCGCTGTTCAGCGCCTCGACGTCGGCGGTGGCGTTCGGCTACGGGCTGGCCATGGTGGCGGCCCTGATTTCCTTCGGCAACGTCTCCAACGGCTATTTCAACCCGGCCTTCTCCCTCGCCATGGCGGTGGCCGGCCGGATCAAGTGGCTGTCCATGGTCCTTTACGTGGTGGCGCAGACCATCGGCGCCATGCTGGCGGCGGGCGTGATTTACGGGCTCGTGACGGTCATTCCCGCCTCGGGCGGCATTTCGAAGGTCTTTGGCACCCTGGCCAGCGGCTTTGACACGCACTCCCCGCTGAAGGTGCCCATGGTGGGTGTCATGATCGTGGAAATTGTTACCGCCGCCGTCCTCGTCGCCGTTGTCCTGGGCGCAACCCACGCCCGGAACACGAAAACCTTTGCGCCCTTCGGCATCGGCCTGGCGATGGCCGTCTCCATCACCATCGCCCTGCCCGTGGGCAACAGCTCGCTGAACCCGGCCGCGTCCACCGCCGTGGTCTTCTTCACCGACTCCTGGGCAGCCGGCCAGCTGTGGCTGTTCTGGCTCGCGCCGCTCTTCGGCGCGGCGCTGGCGGCCGCGATTTTCCGCACCTTTGTCCCACCGGCCGCCCTTGACTCGGACGACGACGGCGCCGGCGCGCGTGCCGCGGACGTCGCGCCGTCTCCTGCCGAGACGTTGGCGGCCGATGCCTTGGACGCGCTGCCGACGCCGGTTTCCGCCGCCGATGCCAGCGCCGGGTCGAACCCTGTGAAAGCTCCTGCCCCAGCAGCAGCGGCAGCGATGCGCAGCGACGCCCAGGACTTCTTCGACGCCACGGGCAAGTAG
- a CDS encoding DUF202 domain-containing protein produces MEPPQRDGRDPGLQPERTALSWRRTILSAIAADIFIWRGWLHALNHENSRPGALFASGPSVHVIGLGVCAMVACLTTLVVVGLAVCRIKVLHAGVEDLDHAAGIAASALTVRTASAAIVALAVAAVCAIALGM; encoded by the coding sequence GTGGAGCCCCCGCAACGTGACGGCCGCGACCCCGGGCTGCAGCCCGAGCGCACCGCCCTGTCCTGGCGTCGGACCATCCTGAGCGCCATCGCCGCGGACATCTTCATCTGGCGCGGCTGGCTGCACGCGCTCAACCACGAAAACAGCCGGCCCGGCGCGCTGTTCGCCTCCGGTCCTTCGGTCCACGTCATCGGGCTGGGCGTGTGCGCCATGGTGGCCTGCCTGACCACGCTGGTGGTGGTGGGCCTGGCGGTGTGCCGGATCAAGGTGCTGCATGCCGGCGTCGAAGACCTGGACCATGCAGCGGGCATTGCCGCGTCGGCACTTACTGTACGCACAGCATCGGCCGCTATAGTGGCTCTGGCGGTCGCGGCAGTCTGCGCCATTGCCCTGGGGATGTGA
- a CDS encoding YidH family protein, whose protein sequence is MREPAWRRTGKTPDYRFSLANERTFLAWVRTALALLAGAVGIDQLAPEIAPTAVRIVLCMVLALIGASLAVVSYKRWAHQEQAMRNNQELPHSWLMLGMTVVVAAAALVFAVLILTRP, encoded by the coding sequence ATGCGCGAGCCCGCTTGGCGACGGACTGGAAAGACCCCCGACTACAGGTTTTCACTGGCCAATGAGCGCACCTTTCTGGCGTGGGTCCGCACGGCGCTGGCACTGCTGGCCGGTGCCGTTGGCATCGACCAGCTGGCACCCGAGATCGCGCCCACGGCCGTGCGGATTGTCCTGTGCATGGTGCTGGCCCTGATCGGCGCCTCGCTGGCCGTTGTCAGCTACAAGCGCTGGGCCCACCAGGAACAGGCCATGCGGAACAACCAGGAACTGCCCCATTCCTGGCTCATGCTCGGGATGACGGTGGTGGTGGCCGCGGCCGCCCTGGTGTTCGCCGTCTTGATCCTGACCCGGCCCTGA